One stretch of Rana temporaria chromosome 10, aRanTem1.1, whole genome shotgun sequence DNA includes these proteins:
- the CRYAB gene encoding alpha-crystallin B chain isoform X1: protein MGADKRGGIIKPPDNSFPESSMLGYQGGAQAVIGSQKKMDITIQHPWFRRQFYSLFGPNRMFEQCFGEHLQEADLFPSSVLSPFYYKYPFLRLPSWIESGLSEMRLEKDKLSINLDVKHFSPEELKVKVSGDFIEIHGKHEERQKICFGLKGIWIISSQDEHGYVSRDFQRRYKIPVDVDPLSITSSLSPDGVLTVCGPRKLADVPEHSIPITREEKASIGAAPKK, encoded by the exons ATGGGAGCAGACAAGCGTGGTGGCATAATTAAGCCACCTGACAACTCTTTTCCAGAAAGTTCAATGTTGGGGTAccagggaggagcccaag ctgtCATTGGAAGCCAGAAGAAGATGGACATAACTATCCAACACCCCTGGTTCCGCCGCCAATTTTACTCCCTCTTTGGACCAAACAGGATGTTTGAACAGTGTTTTGGGGAGCACCTCCAAGAAGCTGATTTGTTCCCATCTTCAGTACTATCCCCATTCTACTACAAATACCCATTTCTCAGACTGCCATCCTGGATTGAAAGTGGCTTGTCAGAG atgaGACTAGAGAAGGATAAGCTCTCCATTAACCTTGATGTGAAACATTTCTCCCCTGAAGAGCTGAAAGTTAAAGTGTCAGGAGACTTCATTGAAATCCATGGAAAGCATGAGGAGCGTCAG aaaatatgTTTTGGACTAAAAGGAATTTGGATTATTTCTTCCCAGGATGAGCATGGCTATGTTTCCAGAGACTTCCAGAGAAGATATAAAATCCCAGTGGATGTTGATCCCCTATCCATCACTTCATCCTTGTCCCCAGATGGAGTACTGACAGTGTGTGGACCCAGGAAACTGGCTGATGTCCCTGAACACTCTATCCCAATCACTCGTGAAGAGAAGGCATCTATTGGAGCTGCCCCCAAGAAGTAG
- the CRYAB gene encoding alpha-crystallin B chain isoform X2, translating into MGADKRGGIIKPPDNSFPESSMLGYQGGAQAVIGSQKKMDITIQHPWFRRQFYSLFGPNRMFEQCFGEHLQEADLFPSSVLSPFYYKYPFLRLPSWIESGLSEMRLEKDKLSINLDVKHFSPEELKVKVSGDFIEIHGKHEERQDEHGYVSRDFQRRYKIPVDVDPLSITSSLSPDGVLTVCGPRKLADVPEHSIPITREEKASIGAAPKK; encoded by the exons ATGGGAGCAGACAAGCGTGGTGGCATAATTAAGCCACCTGACAACTCTTTTCCAGAAAGTTCAATGTTGGGGTAccagggaggagcccaag ctgtCATTGGAAGCCAGAAGAAGATGGACATAACTATCCAACACCCCTGGTTCCGCCGCCAATTTTACTCCCTCTTTGGACCAAACAGGATGTTTGAACAGTGTTTTGGGGAGCACCTCCAAGAAGCTGATTTGTTCCCATCTTCAGTACTATCCCCATTCTACTACAAATACCCATTTCTCAGACTGCCATCCTGGATTGAAAGTGGCTTGTCAGAG atgaGACTAGAGAAGGATAAGCTCTCCATTAACCTTGATGTGAAACATTTCTCCCCTGAAGAGCTGAAAGTTAAAGTGTCAGGAGACTTCATTGAAATCCATGGAAAGCATGAGGAGCGTCAG GATGAGCATGGCTATGTTTCCAGAGACTTCCAGAGAAGATATAAAATCCCAGTGGATGTTGATCCCCTATCCATCACTTCATCCTTGTCCCCAGATGGAGTACTGACAGTGTGTGGACCCAGGAAACTGGCTGATGTCCCTGAACACTCTATCCCAATCACTCGTGAAGAGAAGGCATCTATTGGAGCTGCCCCCAAGAAGTAG